In the Gorilla gorilla gorilla isolate KB3781 chromosome 10, NHGRI_mGorGor1-v2.1_pri, whole genome shotgun sequence genome, one interval contains:
- the LOC134756602 gene encoding protein enabled homolog — protein MEITYLVIFVDSFGEINVLTRLDSQENRKRETGDKVQTSFSRSFAIKVKNARPTTAKGGEAPAEVETQGLQLHRQKRLWFLRRPRTIRTQSTTLRKLHLPGAVAEAASQLHSFSLHHAQPSVRSHRQHQLPGRRQSRLKRARARRPRPLPPSLLPQEEARRQRLLRAGGSLGEWSLGKPHHSRMGPGLGSGAAAAAAAARVQRRFTSGPPPPPYTPPPSLHRRHPPPRPLRSPSLDWSRDKSNGKRWAGTLPADPGRDRTGPGAFPRLAGAPNLPPPPRAPLPDFRKFTKNSPHEFSCPADPRWRRIHRGGCWEQDLYPLTAAVTPVAPASLQAAAEGGSDDCKTAAMGSRNLRSLCAYFRDRHHVTVTS, from the exons ATGGAGATCACCTACTTGGTAATCTTCGTGGATAGCTTTGGTGAAATAAATGTACTAACTAGACTGGATTCACAAGAGAACAGGAAGAGAGAAACTGGAGACAAAGTACAGACATCATTTTCAAGAAGTTTTGCcataaaagtgaaaaatg CGAGACCTACGACAGCAAAAGGTGGAGAGGCCCCTGCGGAAGTAGAAACCCAGGGCTTGCAACTTCACAGACAGAAGCGTCTGTGGTTCCTCCGCCGCCCCAGGACCATCCGGACTCAGTCTACGACACTACGGAAGCTTCACCTTCCTGGTGCGGTGGCAGAGGCGGCATCGCAGTTGCATTCCTTCTCCCTCCACCATGCACAGCCTTCG GTAAGAAGCCACAGACAGCACCAGCTGCCGGGAAGGCGGCAGAGCCGTCTAAAGCGGGCTCGAGCTCGTCGGCCACGGCCGCTGCCGCCTTCTCTTCTCCCCCAGGAAGAAGCGCGGCGGCAGCGGCTCCTCCGCGCTGGCGGGAGCCTAGGGGAGTGGAGTCTGGGGAAGCCCCACCACTCGCGGATGGGACCGGGCCTAGGAtctggagctgctgctgctgctgcagcggCCCGAGTACAGCGACGCTTTACGTCCGGTCCACCACCACCCCCATAcacaccccctccctccctccaccgcCGCCACCCCCCTCCCCGCCCGCTCCGCTCTCCCTCTCTCGATTGGAGCCGAGACAAAAGCAACGGGAAGCGGTGGGCCGGGACGCTACCGGCGGACCCTGGGCGCGACCGGACCGGCCCCGGGGCATTCCCCCGCCTTGCGGGGGCCCCGAATCTGCCGCCCCCGCCGCGCGCCCCGCTGCCAGACTTCCGAAAATTTACCAAAAACTCACCGCATGAATTTTCTTGTCCCGCGGATCCAAGATGGCGACGTATCCACCGCGGAGGCTGCTGGGAGCAAGACCTTTACCCTCTGACCGCCGCCGTGACCCCCGTCGCTCCGGCTTCCCTCCAGGCGGCAGCGGAAGGTGGGAGCGACGACTGCAAAACGGCAGCGATGGG CTCCCGCAACCTCCGGAGCTTGTGCGCGTACTTCAGGGACCGGCACCACGTCACCGTCACCTCCTGA